A region of Natribaculum luteum DNA encodes the following proteins:
- a CDS encoding zinc-dependent metalloprotease has translation MNLYRSVRAVAGASGDRAIDWHAAADAAKASTDPGSISLEPDEREGYARDVRDARREVRAVADLSFDVPETVQIQNRHHWIDANVETFRRVMAPVEAHTGSFPGVARTINTGTMTVLLAFLGRNVLGQYDPLLLAEAPDDDHALYFVRPNIRRVADVLEVDYDRFRRWIAFHEVTHAAEFGAAPWLSDHLEARMQEGIDALAEGSFDREAFRELDATMTVVEGYAELLMDHAFDDEYEDLRRKLDERRQGQGPLQGLFRRLLGLGLKRRQYERGKAFFEHVAAVRGLEAAGAVWDGPENLPTHEELDAPGAWIRRVDP, from the coding sequence GTGAATCTCTACCGTAGTGTCCGGGCCGTCGCCGGGGCGTCCGGCGATCGTGCCATCGACTGGCACGCAGCCGCCGACGCCGCCAAAGCGTCGACGGATCCCGGCTCGATCTCGCTCGAGCCCGACGAGCGCGAGGGCTACGCTCGGGACGTTCGCGACGCCCGCAGGGAAGTGCGGGCGGTGGCAGACCTCTCTTTCGACGTTCCGGAGACCGTCCAGATCCAGAATCGCCACCACTGGATCGACGCCAACGTCGAGACGTTCCGGCGGGTGATGGCCCCCGTCGAGGCCCACACCGGGTCGTTCCCTGGCGTCGCTCGGACGATAAACACCGGGACGATGACCGTTCTCCTCGCGTTTCTCGGCCGCAACGTCCTCGGACAGTACGATCCACTCCTGCTCGCCGAGGCCCCCGACGACGACCACGCGCTTTACTTCGTCCGGCCGAACATCCGTCGTGTCGCCGACGTTCTCGAGGTCGACTACGACCGCTTCCGGCGCTGGATCGCGTTCCACGAGGTGACCCACGCGGCCGAGTTCGGCGCAGCCCCGTGGCTGTCGGACCACCTCGAGGCGCGCATGCAGGAAGGAATCGACGCCCTCGCGGAGGGGTCGTTCGACAGGGAGGCGTTTCGCGAACTCGACGCGACGATGACCGTCGTCGAGGGCTACGCCGAGTTGCTGATGGACCACGCCTTCGACGACGAGTACGAGGACCTCCGGCGAAAACTCGACGAACGACGGCAAGGACAGGGGCCGCTCCAGGGACTGTTCCGGCGGCTACTGGGACTCGGACTGAAACGCCGTCAGTACGAGCGCGGGAAAGCCTTCTTCGAACACGTCGCGGCCGTCCGTGGGCTCGAGGCAGCGGGTGCAGTGTGGGACGGTCCCGAGAACCTCCCGACGCACGAGGAACTCGATGCACCCGGTGCCTGGATCCGGCGGGTCGATCCGTGA
- a CDS encoding 50S ribosomal protein L37e — MTGSGTPSQGKKNKTTHVKCRRCGEKSYHVKKKVCSSCGFGKSKKRREYAWQGKTGDN, encoded by the coding sequence ATGACTGGTTCAGGAACCCCGAGCCAAGGAAAGAAGAACAAGACGACGCACGTCAAGTGTCGTCGCTGTGGCGAGAAGTCCTACCACGTGAAAAAGAAGGTGTGCTCGTCGTGTGGCTTCGGCAAGTCCAAGAAGCGCCGCGAGTACGCCTGGCAGGGTAAAACCGGCGACAACTGA
- a CDS encoding LSM domain-containing protein — MSGRPLDVLEASLGDRVTVRLKTGDEYVGDLAGYDQHMNLVLEDVTVPVDGEVEGEAPAEDTTIIRGDNVVSITP; from the coding sequence ATGAGTGGACGACCGCTGGACGTACTCGAGGCGTCGCTCGGCGACCGCGTCACGGTGCGACTCAAGACCGGTGACGAGTACGTCGGCGACCTCGCCGGCTACGATCAGCACATGAATCTCGTGCTCGAGGACGTGACGGTGCCGGTCGACGGCGAAGTCGAAGGCGAGGCGCCGGCCGAAGACACAACCATTATACGCGGCGATAACGTCGTTTCGATCACTCCATGA
- a CDS encoding M20/M25/M40 family metallo-hydrolase translates to MDSQARDFLTDLLETPSPAGYETRGQRVWLEYVAEFADDVWTDDYGNAVAVSEGAADAPSVVLTGHADEIGFIVRAIDDDGFVRPGRIGGADATVSRGQHVTIHAADGPVEGVVGQTAIHLRDDDGDEPDVSDLWIDVGASDGDAARERVEVGDPITISSTYSWLTDDRLAGRGIDNRVGTWTAAEGLRRAVDADAEATVYAVSTVQEEVGRRGAEMIGFELDPDAVVAVDVTHALDYPTAPGEKRSDVSVGDGPVVARGSTNHPVLCQAVREAAADADIDVQLEASGVGTGTDADAFYTARGGVPSQVVSVPNRYMHTPVELVDVSDLEEVAALLGAFAAEAAAYDSFAVDV, encoded by the coding sequence ATGGACTCACAGGCACGCGACTTCTTGACCGACCTGCTCGAGACACCCTCCCCTGCGGGCTACGAGACGCGCGGCCAGCGCGTCTGGCTCGAGTACGTCGCCGAGTTCGCAGACGATGTCTGGACGGACGACTACGGCAACGCGGTCGCGGTCTCGGAGGGTGCGGCCGACGCGCCGTCGGTCGTCCTGACCGGCCACGCGGACGAGATCGGCTTCATCGTCCGCGCGATCGACGACGACGGCTTCGTCCGCCCCGGCCGGATCGGCGGTGCCGACGCCACCGTCTCCCGGGGTCAGCACGTGACGATTCACGCGGCGGACGGTCCCGTCGAGGGCGTCGTCGGCCAGACGGCGATTCACCTCCGGGACGACGACGGCGACGAACCCGACGTGTCGGACCTCTGGATCGACGTGGGCGCATCGGACGGCGACGCGGCCCGCGAGCGCGTCGAGGTCGGCGATCCGATCACGATCTCCTCGACGTACTCCTGGCTCACCGACGACCGACTCGCCGGCCGCGGGATCGACAACCGCGTCGGGACCTGGACCGCAGCGGAGGGGCTGCGACGGGCCGTCGACGCGGACGCGGAGGCGACGGTCTACGCGGTCAGCACCGTCCAGGAGGAGGTCGGACGGCGAGGGGCCGAGATGATCGGCTTCGAACTCGACCCCGACGCCGTCGTCGCCGTCGACGTCACGCACGCACTCGACTACCCGACGGCCCCCGGCGAGAAGCGAAGCGACGTCTCGGTCGGCGACGGCCCAGTGGTCGCCCGCGGGAGCACCAATCACCCCGTCCTCTGTCAGGCCGTCCGCGAGGCCGCCGCAGACGCCGACATCGACGTGCAACTCGAGGCATCGGGCGTCGGCACCGGGACGGACGCCGACGCCTTCTACACTGCTCGTGGCGGCGTCCCCTCGCAGGTCGTCAGCGTTCCCAACCGGTATATGCACACGCCGGTCGAACTCGTCGACGTCAGCGATCTCGAGGAGGTAGCGGCGCTCCTCGGCGCGTTCGCGGCCGAGGCGGCTGCGTACGACTCGTTCGCAGTCGACGTCTAG